One segment of Erigeron canadensis isolate Cc75 chromosome 2, C_canadensis_v1, whole genome shotgun sequence DNA contains the following:
- the LOC122589762 gene encoding uncharacterized protein LOC122589762, whose translation MEQNQPMLAKKVWSMVRVAYFMLRKGISKRKLLLDLNMMVKRGKVAGNKALHNLKSHHHHKGPSSLHDDQYSNVDQRDDDDDYENEFSCTNSPSSTTIKKHEEEEEDVDIRDVNAAMLKAMKMIQSETPSGFGKTMVRQLRVTDSPFPSSSNQPEDSHVVDEAAEKFINRFYNNLRRQNSNN comes from the coding sequence atggagCAAAACCAGCCAATGTTAGCGAAAAAAGTGTGGAGCATGGTGCGGGTGGCGTACTTCATGTTACGCAAAGGCATATCCAAGAGGAAGTTATTACTTGACCTCAACATGATGGTCAAGCGTGGCAAAGTCGCCGGTAATAAGGCCTTACATAACCTTAAGTCGCACCACCACCACAAGGGCCCCTCCTCGCTACATGATGATCAGTACTCCAACGTGGACCAACGTGACGACGACGACGACTACGAAAACGAGTTCAGCTGCACCAATAGTCCTAGTAGTACTACTATTAAGAAACatgaagaggaggaggaggatgtTGACATTCGGGATGTGAACGCGGCGATGTTGAAGGCCATGAAGATGATTCAAAGTGAGACACCTTCAGGGTTTGGGAAGACTATGGTTAGGCAACTGAGGGTGACCGACTCCCCGTTTCCATCGAGCAGCAATCAGCCGGAGGATAGCCACGTGGTGGATGAGGCAGCCGAGAAGTTTATAAACCGGTTTTACAACAACCTAAGGCGACAGAACAGCAATAACTAA